The window tcctataGTGCTGTAGCAACAGAACCATCTTAAATGAGGCAAGATCTCAAGATGACAACCTACTTGAACCTACCCAGAATACTCATATCCTGGGTTcattccctggcacctccagtgtTTTGAAATTGCCTCcttagcttagttggtagagcatgagactcttaatctcagggtcatgggttcaatccccatgttgggcaaaagattcctgtattgcagggcgttggtctagatgatccttggggtcctttctAACTCAGCTTTCACTCTTATTTCATGTATCTCCCATCCTCATCCTTTGCCCTAGGCAAAAACTCCAAAACAGGTACTGGGCACAGATTACCTTGGAAAACTGCTGATACATGACCTTCATCACTGGGTCTGAGAACTGGGCAGTTCCTGCCAGGACGGAGGAGAGGATGTTGCTCAGAGTTACCATCCCCAAGATGAGTCTTCAAGAAAACACacagttgtttggtttttttaaaaaaagcaaaatgaatgcAGTTGAATTTTCACAACACAGAGATGAGAGCTCCAGCAGTTCATGCATATACAGAGAAGACACGGGAcaagttgggtggggtggggagttcacTTTCTGCAACAtctgctgtggctcagtggcatgCAAGGTTGCCACTTTTAAAATTAGACCAGTACCAATGCCCCTATTCAGCTTGACTGGTGGTAGGCCAATACTGAACATAACTGGGCACTTTGAAAATGCTCCAAAAGTCACAAACTCTCAAAGGAAGCTTTTCAATAACACACCATCAATAAGAGTTCTAGGTCCTTTGAACCAAAGTGGATGTGACATAGCTCTTGAGAGTGACATAGCTCTTCCCTATGCCAGCTGTGTGGGGAGGGTGGCACaagagggaggaggagtttgaggCTTTGCCTCCTTGCCAAACCACAAAGCAGCAATGCCTGGTGCTAAGCCTACAGGAATCCTTCATGTGTAGGCACTGTCCTTGCAATAGATTGGCTAAGGCCCATATTACTCCAAGTGTTTCTTTAAAGATTTCAGTCATTATGTCAATGATAGGCTGTTTCTCATTAGTGCCTTATACGGTAAAAACTGTGGAATTCTCCTGAAGACTATACTGACTGTTAGAATAAGAGATTTACCCTGATTCTGCAACAACCGGTGCCTGGTCGTACGCCTTCTCACGAAGGATTTCAATGGCCTTTTGACAGTTCACATCTGGGAGGAGAGTCAGAGGGGCTAAGAGGCTTAGCTTCTGCACCTTGATAGTCCACCACctatcaccggggggggggggagagagagagagagagagagagagagagagagagagagagagagagagagagagagagagagagaggaaggacagCAAGTGGTGTTAAACCCCAGCAGTCTGCTCTGTGTCTTCTACACACACatacggtatataaattttgaaaGGACTTAAGGAAATGGTTTGCAGCCCAGCAAACTATTTAGGACTGATTCCTACATTATATTTTCCAGGCCCAGCACCTGGCATAGTGGGGCATTTTCCAGGACCCACTGGCAGGGCTCACTGGGACTGATGCCTGGttttacccaccaccaccagtctccctcctcctgcttaCATACTAACTCACTTAGTACAGGTGCTGCATTGGGCAAGAAATCTCTTGGCTCCTAGCCCATTACAGCATCACCCTTGACGCTCAGAACTGGACTCACTTACTTGGGCAGCAGCTCTGCTCCCGGCTTCTTACAGTGCCACTGGCACGGAAGCCCAGAAATGAACACAAGGGAGAGGCTGGCAGGTACCACAATGCCTGTGGGGGCTCGCATGGCAGGCACTAGGGCGCTGGagaggaatactgtgtccagcgcCTCCAAAATCTGGAGCCAGGCCTGACGTTTTCCAACATGGTCCCATCTGCAAGGATGTAACACTGGGACAAAAAATATTCGCCAGCCCAACTATCCTTATGCTTCATAATACACCTGTCCTtgtgcatgctgcatggcaaagCACAGAAGAGAATTAGGCAGAGCGTGTAATGCAAATCATGATGGATCAAAAAGGCTTAGCTGCAGTCTGCGATCTACCCACTGAGCGCATCTGGATTTCATCAACAAAAAGCTATTTCggactccattttttaaaagtgaaagcatTAAGGCATATTTTTATCACTGATACAAACTAACAGTCTTCGCTTTCTCCTGCCCTACCATTCAGATTCCTTTTACTTTATGTCAGGCAAAATTAACAGGCGTAGCGACTCTGAGCCATACCAAGGATGATGCTCTTCAACATCTTCTTTTAGAAATCCATTCTTGACCATCCATTTGTCGTTCAAAAATTTAGACCTAGAGATAATAAAGACAGAGACCTTGTGCTAGACTTTGGTGTTGCATCCAAGCACCCATTACAGGACTAGCCTATGTTTCAGAACCAATCTACCTTAACCACCATTTCCTAACCTTCAGGCACTCATAGAATGTAAGCATCTTTAAGTTGCCCTGAGTTGAACACCCAACATTAAGGGACTTTCCGCACTTGCCATTAATAGTGACATAGTTGCTGTTTGATTTGCCATTTAAAAGAGTGGATTTGAAGGCATTTGTCTGCAGCTTTGGTCACATGTCGCTGTTATTATAGAGTGAGTGTGGGTTTTCCTTCCCACATGAATGGCGGGTTGTGCAGCAATGGAGAAATGTTCTGTGGCCATAGTCACACCACTTATGGTCCTCCAGCCAATAAACACCAGAGTTATGAGCCTCCGCATGAGGGTATTccttttgcagctttttctgtGTGTACAAAGTACTTAGCATTCCAGAATTCTAATCTTGTGGGATTATAGGATATTAAAAGAGGAACTGCATACCTGCCAGAGCTATTGCAGACCTGGATATTGCGATGAAGTTTTGTCTGCATCTAATAATGCATGCTGTCATTGGCAGTACTTTGACTCAGTACCATGGCCTCTAGCCGCCTATATCTTTCCTCTGAACTGAGTTTTCAAACTGATATCTTCCACAGGTAGGAGGAAAGTGGTACAAAACAGATGTCCCCCAAACCATACCCACCAATTCACAATCCCTCCACACAGAAACAGGGACTATGCTTGTACAAACACCGCACCAATGAAGATACTGAGTATCTATTCTGAATCTTTCACAAATGTCATGGTTTTTGTGGTAGAAGGAAAAGCGGGTTTTTGGAGTTCATTATGCCGGAATACAAGTTGAATGATGCCAATGTCGTGTGGCAGCATGCCAAAAACaatccacacacatacacaactaGACCACTAGAAATGATAAGTGTGGAAAGGCCCCAAGAGTCATTCTAGAAAAACTTGGGCTGGGTGTGAACCATATACTAAAATCCATAACAGTTGATATGACTTGCAAGACTTCTGTTTCTTCTGCTGAGAGCTATAAAATTTTCATAACACTATCCATGTGATAATGTAACAATAACAGGAGTTGTCTTTTTTCATTCTCCTCCACATCACTGAACTGAAAGTAATTTTATGTCTAGTGATTTACAAGTATCTGGTATCAACAGAATTAGGCCCTCATAAAACTCGCTTCCTGCTTCTTTGTTGACAGTTTCCTCACTGCTGTTAACGTAGTATGAGAGCAACAGCTCACATTCTTTTACTATCCTCACAGAATCTTCCTCTTCGACCCAGGGGCTTCTGTAGACAGGAGAGCAGAAATGAAAGAAGGGATTGTCTCTTACATGTAGTTCCTTACAGAGTCAGGCAGGAGGACAACACAGCGCTGACCCTCTTTCAGATGCTTCGCAGCTTTCACAGCCACAGACATGGCACTGCCTGAGCTGCCCCCTGACACAGGAAAAAAAGAGATTACTACTCAATGAGCAACAATTAAACAATGACTTAGATACAGCCatctccaacttggtgccctcctgaGCCAATGGTGGGGAACTGATGCAAGAAGGCAGCCCTGCTAGTGTTCAGTGgtgttgttgcatttttaaaaaaatcaaggatAAATGTCTTTCTCAGACAGTAGAGTTCTAAGCTCAGAGGTGAGCAGATACCAAACTTGCAGAAtctactctttttaaaaatttgaaccCCAAGATTCACCAACTGGAGTTGATGAAGGGGGGAATAGGTGAGGGAGGCAGGGGTGGAGATCATGCACCTAGAATTAAGGAACTGGGTCCCCTTCTGTTTTCGGCACCAGAGATGAGTTCAATACTgtcacacaaaaatccacttcACCCCATTTCGTGCCCAAAAAGTACACCTTCGCCCGGCAGCACCGTGGCCCATAAAttgcaaaatactgggcaagggtgtgtgagagagagcccagttattgttgttgctattgttgaaCAAATGCACGTCAGAAGGCATTGCAGCAGATCCTGATCTACCTTCTGCTCACCCCTAATCTAGAGTAGCTTTTAAAATGCCAATAAGGATTGTGTGAAAGGCCCCTTAAATCAGACTACGAATTGGTTCCTTGGGTAACCTTTCTGCTCAGACTCTGAACAATGCTTTCCAAGAAGtcatttgccatttttttttttgcaaagggcacGATTTAAACAATGGATCTTCAGCAATGCTTACCACAGAGCAAGCCCTCCTCTCTAATCAGTCTTCGTGCCATAAGAAAGGATTCCTTGTCATTGCTCTTGTACCACTGATCTATCACctagaaaagaaacaaaatatggAGTTTTAAGGTTTCAGGGGCCTTTGGGACTTGCACCTCTGCTACACGTAATGGGATGGGGGCAGAGAACCAACAGATTCTTGAGGGCAGTTTCAAAAAAGGTCATTCTTTTCCCCTTTCAGTAAGCTTAGTTATATCTGTTTTTAACTTTCCTTAGCATTTCAAAGATAAGGTGGGATATACAAATACATTCTCACCTGCAGCAAACAGGTTTTTCTGGTGTGTGTTTCCCCCGCTCCCAAAAAATCTGGAAAACGTTTGTTATCGGAGGGACAAAAATCTTTTGAGAAGTATGCCTCTCTCAAAGCATTTTCAgctaggctgcaatccaatgcacatACGGTACTTGAGATTAAGTCCCATCAAAGCCAgtgaaatttacttctgagtaaatgtggaCAGGATCAGGCAGCTTTTAAAAAGCACCACAATGTTGCCTATCATCACCCTCTGGCTGCAGTGTTAATACAGTACACTGCTGTTTTAATCAATTTCAGGCCACTTCCCTTCAATTTATGATTAAAAGTTATATGAGATGCTGCAGCAGAGTCTCTCCTATGACTTTTGCTGGATGATAGTGAGTACTAGGGCCGTGGACGTTGCTACCATTCAACTCTGGTTCCAGTGCGCTCCCACTGCTGGTATTTGAAGCCACTTGCACATGAAATTAGCCagaatccatatctatcctgtagtttcttgagaaatactgcactttgatgtgcttttcctCGAATCAACTTCCGTTTAATTTGAAAACGGAAGCTACATTCACTTCACAGTTAAGCTGAGATGTGTACATTAGACAACTGTTGCTCATATACAGATGACAGCACATGCGTGGATGACAACTTCATGACTAAAGGGTGGGGGTTTGGGGAAGactctagtgcaggcataggcaaactccggccctccagatgttttggaactacaattcccatcatccctagctaaaaggaccagtgatcagggatgatgggaattgtagtctcaaaccatctggagggccggagtttgcctatgcctgctctagtgtGAACAGCAATGTGCAAATGCGACTTCAAATGCAGCAGTGGGAAATGGCCTTGTCTTAAGCAGCTGCCATGTACCTAGCCAAAGAATCAACCACCCTCAGCAACTTTTAATGCACCTCATGTGATTCTGAAAATTTTCATTCAGAGTCAAATGACACCTCTCTATCTCCTGCCACTTACAGCTCTGTCAAGGACAGTTGGGAGAAAGTCGTGCCCAATCCCTTCCACCTCCATTGTTGTATCCTCTGCTGATACTGTGTTCAGTGAGCTGGGCAGGGCCACAATGGAGCCATCAGGATCCACTCCAACAATCTGTgaaggaaaattaaaaaaaattaatttaaaaaaattaaaggaacaaCCAACAACTTCACACAAAAATGAGTATCTCGCCCTTGGAACCCTCAAGCAAAGGGGAAACTGCACTTGCCTGGTCAGGCCGAGGCTTAGGTTTGAGGGGCACATGTAGATGCTACTGTGTGAGACCGCGGTGACTGCGCATAAGATTTTAGCTGTGTGCATCTGGTATTTGCAACTCCTTCAGGAGCAGAAAGAGTCTGGCACACTTGGGGAATCAAATGTATGTCCGTACAATCTCCTTGCTGAAGCAAGAAGTTGGCTTGTGTTGGACCTCCTCCCCAGGCCCTGATGGTCCCTGATGGCATGAATGATGTTCCCATGGGCCTGGGTGTCTGGGCCAAGCCAAACAAGCCTTTTCACCTACTTTGCATTCAGGACATTTCTCTTTCATCTTTCTGGCAATTCCAGAGATGCTGCCTCCTGTTCCAGCTCCAGCCACAAACATATCAACTTTGCCTGCAGTGGGAGAATCAATCAATCAGACAGACAGAATACCTTTCCCCAAGCTCCAAAATGCATAGCTCTAAATAAAACACAAGCATTTAGGATTAAGAAGCTTTAATTAAGATAAACTGTTGTTCATTGGCTACAACTTCCTGGTGTGTTTTTGCAGTGCAGGCTCGAGGGAATGGAGCCTGCCCATCATACCGGTACTTTACATTTTTACTGTGTGATACACCAGAGtaagccagcagctgcatgaaatTGTATTAGCTCTTAACTAGGAACTTTTAAAGAACTGTTTCCTTTTATGTTTGTGCAATTACCACTGCATGTTGGGATGGCAGCACTTACATGACTTTCCGGTGAGTGAGTAATTGCTGctactgcttaccaggagggaaagaggagaggCAGTGGGGAAGCTGGCACCATGTAAACACACCATTAGAAGCAATGGGTTGCCCCTGCTGGTAAATACTTGAGGGGGCTATCCTCCtcaaaaaaagttgatgggcattgccattcaaatggtgtgtgtgccgcGTCTTGTGGTCAATTATGTGGGCGGGGacttacctgcctccccccccccatattttatttaagttgtcaCCCATGCTCGTGGAACTGTGGAATTAATAAACTATCAGGGTTAGATAATTGTAAGCAAATCCATTGAGTCTTAAGCATATATTTGATTGTGGCCCTAATACATTTCACTGTAAAAGGCAATAACCACAAGCTAGTAATCTGCACCTCAACTAATTTTGCacacagagtagactcattgaaactaatgggcctctcttagtcatgttcattcctTTCAATGAGTGTGCTCTGTGTAAAACTTCATATATTCAATATGTGAGAACAGGCAACGGTGGTTATATCCACGACCATTTCTAAAGACATCTTTGTAAAATAACATAAGCTGAGCAGCATGAATATCCCTAAAATAATTATACCGTCACATTGCTCCAGAATCTCCTCAGCTGTGGTGTCATAGTGCGCCAGCGGGTTGCTTGGATTTCTGTACTATTGTTGTAAAGGGAACAGAAGAAAGGGAAAGTTACTGTCAAATGGATGGGGTCAAATGCAAcactgtagagcaggcatgtccaacaggtggctcccctaagaaaagctcaacattttacctccttcctaaaaaaaaagctcaacaactttgacttgaaccaaaaaagggggtagatcactgccagtttttaactctgtgagtagattgcagtctcttgggagttagccGCCCCTGCTGTAGAGAAAGCAGACAGATAATAACCATGAAGACTCTAGGAAAGAAATGCCTTGCCAGACCAGAACAAAATGGTCTgcaagatgcctctgggaagttcacaagcagcgCATGAGATCATTTTGGCTGcagcacagagagagacagagagtggCAGCAGGGCCCTTATCAGATCAGCTGAGAGACCAGCTGCTCTGTAGCTCTTCCTCATCCTGAACTCTTTTCACTCAAGTTGAACAAATAACAACCTTAACATTGGAAACAGAAGAAATGATGCCTAGAATGAACAGTTTAGTTCCCACCCCCGCCAAGTTTAGCAAGATCAGAGAGCAAACATGGATGTGTGTATCAATAGGCTGCGAGCTTCTTTGTTTTACTCCTAGTGCCAAATGCCTGAAACAAGGGTAAGCAAACTATGTTTACTAAGAAGctgtgacatttttttaaaaaaggtacgcATTAGATATCAAATATTTTTGAATCACAGGCTAGTGTCAACAAATTAGACAGGTAGaagttgttcttttttaaaatcaagtaaTTCAATCAAGGCACTTCAATAAGGAATATATTACCTGATCCAAAATATGTGAGTTTGGGATTTCATTTTTCAGTTTCCAAGCAACACGGACATTTGATTCTGGGGCGTCGTATCTCGTGCAGGGAGTTCTTACGATCTCAGCCCCGAGGGCTCTCAGGATATCCACCTGGAGGGGCGAAAGGTAAACTCCAGATTTCCAGCCTCCAAGTCTTtcacaagaaaaaagaaatgcacagCATATACAATCCATATTTAAaggtttttaatttaaatttcgGCCCATCTCAAAGG of the Lacerta agilis isolate rLacAgi1 chromosome 4, rLacAgi1.pri, whole genome shotgun sequence genome contains:
- the LOC117045745 gene encoding cystathionine beta-synthase-like isoform X2, coding for MMASVFTSNKTIRVCPFLNGDIENPETKTNNSNTWIRPNLPSRCTWKPGKSISESPHSCVPIPKEPKILSSILEKIGHTPLVRVNKISKAHGLKCELLAKCEYFNAGGSVKDRMSLRMIEDAEKAGTLKPGDTLIEPTSGNTGIGIALAAAVKGYRCIIVMPEKMSMEKVDILRALGAEIVRTPCTRYDAPESNVRVAWKLKNEIPNSHILDQYRNPSNPLAHYDTTAEEILEQCDGKVDMFVAGAGTGGSISGIARKMKEKCPECKIVGVDPDGSIVALPSSLNTVSAEDTTMEVEGIGHDFLPTVLDRAVIDQWYKSNDKESFLMARRLIREEGLLCGGSSGSAMSVAVKAAKHLKEGQRCVVLLPDSVRNYMSKFLNDKWMVKNGFLKEDVEEHHPWWWTIKVQKLSLLAPLTLLPDVNCQKAIEILREKAYDQAPVVAESGLILGMVTLSNILSSVLAGTAQFSDPVMKVMYQQFSKISLDDTLGKLSHILENDHFAIVVHELEQYNADGSSFMKQMVFGVVTAVDLLSFVTPKNKTQERRDVTLESDSSERIFSMAESVEK
- the LOC117045745 gene encoding cystathionine beta-synthase-like isoform X1; the encoded protein is MQVMMASVFTSNKTIRVCPFLNGDIENPETKTNNSNTWIRPNLPSRCTWKPGKSISESPHSCVPIPKEPKILSSILEKIGHTPLVRVNKISKAHGLKCELLAKCEYFNAGGSVKDRMSLRMIEDAEKAGTLKPGDTLIEPTSGNTGIGIALAAAVKGYRCIIVMPEKMSMEKVDILRALGAEIVRTPCTRYDAPESNVRVAWKLKNEIPNSHILDQYRNPSNPLAHYDTTAEEILEQCDGKVDMFVAGAGTGGSISGIARKMKEKCPECKIVGVDPDGSIVALPSSLNTVSAEDTTMEVEGIGHDFLPTVLDRAVIDQWYKSNDKESFLMARRLIREEGLLCGGSSGSAMSVAVKAAKHLKEGQRCVVLLPDSVRNYMSKFLNDKWMVKNGFLKEDVEEHHPWWWTIKVQKLSLLAPLTLLPDVNCQKAIEILREKAYDQAPVVAESGLILGMVTLSNILSSVLAGTAQFSDPVMKVMYQQFSKISLDDTLGKLSHILENDHFAIVVHELEQYNADGSSFMKQMVFGVVTAVDLLSFVTPKNKTQERRDVTLESDSSERIFSMAESVEK